Proteins encoded within one genomic window of Spirochaeta isovalerica:
- a CDS encoding ABC transporter substrate-binding protein: MFFVSLETEAEESFYLGAAWIGSSGLNEEITTGSMELLSELVPDLRVEIQGNLKNFEQFDAIIKRYNQEKDAIVLMGHESIDYLQDNSLNVPVFLGAINNPLQTGLIRNNERPGNNITGVSYYTDYGKFLSFMQNLIPHLDSVLLLLERGNPSSEADLHYMEQACRNLSIEFFIEECSKSRDIDIFLDQYSGIVDAVILGNQNFFLENFQKEVFLRNKIPSFSLNYLLVRKGVLASLAPDYLKLGRLLAGSIINVLYNGKKAGDIPIRFDSDPRIHINMSTSESLEVIIPIHMLRVAEVYH, from the coding sequence ATGTTTTTTGTTTCCCTTGAAACAGAAGCTGAAGAGAGTTTTTATCTTGGCGCAGCCTGGATCGGCTCTTCTGGATTAAATGAAGAAATCACAACAGGTTCCATGGAGCTGCTATCGGAACTTGTGCCTGACCTGAGAGTTGAAATACAGGGAAACCTGAAAAACTTTGAACAATTTGATGCGATAATCAAACGCTACAATCAGGAAAAGGACGCCATAGTCCTTATGGGACATGAAAGCATAGATTATTTACAGGATAATTCTCTGAATGTCCCGGTGTTCCTCGGTGCCATTAATAATCCATTGCAAACCGGTCTTATCCGCAACAATGAGAGACCGGGAAACAATATTACCGGAGTAAGCTATTACACTGATTATGGGAAATTCCTTTCCTTTATGCAAAATCTCATTCCTCATCTTGATTCTGTTTTACTCTTATTGGAAAGAGGGAATCCCTCCTCTGAAGCTGATTTGCATTATATGGAACAAGCGTGCAGGAATCTTTCAATCGAATTTTTCATTGAAGAATGCTCAAAGAGCCGGGACATTGATATTTTTCTGGACCAATACTCCGGTATTGTTGATGCCGTTATATTGGGAAATCAGAATTTCTTTTTGGAAAACTTTCAGAAGGAAGTGTTCCTTCGCAATAAAATTCCCTCTTTCAGCCTGAACTATCTTCTGGTCAGGAAAGGCGTATTGGCAAGCCTGGCTCCGGACTATCTTAAACTGGGCAGACTTCTGGCCGGTTCAATAATAAATGTGCTATACAATGGAAAAAAAGCCGGCGATATTCCGATCAGATTCGACAGCGACCCCCGAATTCATATTAATATGTCAACTTCTGAATCTCTTGAGGTCATTATCCCCATTCATATGCTCCGGGTTGCGGAGGTATATCATTGA
- a CDS encoding PilZ domain-containing protein: MDVSTFGKKVFFIYPHSVIQNELIQDLIDREYEVYFINDHTKVSSICEFYTSPILFINIDEGLEEPQWEKLIRSILETSGSSHARIGIVTYNENVNLAQKYLMDIMVPCGFIKLKLGLTESTKIIIKTLEANEVKGQRKFVRAKCNPSEATLNVTINNNLISGHIVDISSVGMAMTLESSVDLEKNTYLKDIQLKLRGILLRVSAVVIGFRSQEGEKKLYVLLFDQFVTSQIKSRLRSYINRTLQHEMERKLHIR, encoded by the coding sequence ATGGACGTTAGTACATTTGGTAAAAAAGTATTCTTTATCTACCCTCACAGTGTTATACAGAATGAGTTGATTCAGGATCTTATAGACAGAGAGTATGAAGTATATTTTATTAATGATCACACAAAAGTTTCTTCAATCTGCGAGTTCTACACTTCCCCCATCCTGTTTATAAACATCGATGAAGGTTTGGAAGAACCTCAATGGGAAAAACTTATCAGATCCATACTGGAGACTTCCGGATCCAGTCATGCCCGAATAGGCATTGTAACTTATAACGAAAATGTTAATCTGGCCCAGAAGTATCTTATGGATATAATGGTGCCCTGCGGCTTTATAAAACTGAAGCTAGGCTTGACAGAAAGTACGAAAATCATAATCAAAACACTTGAAGCAAATGAGGTCAAAGGACAGAGGAAGTTTGTCAGAGCCAAATGCAATCCCTCGGAAGCGACCCTAAACGTAACGATCAACAATAATCTGATATCAGGTCATATTGTGGATATAAGTTCAGTCGGTATGGCAATGACTCTGGAGAGTTCAGTAGATCTCGAAAAGAATACCTACCTGAAAGACATACAGTTGAAATTGAGAGGAATCCTTCTCCGTGTTTCTGCTGTCGTCATTGGGTTCCGTTCTCAGGAAGGAGAAAAAAAGCTCTATGTCCTTCTCTTCGATCAGTTTGTAACCAGCCAGATTAAATCCAGACTCAGGTCATATATTAACAGGACTCTTCAGCACGAAATGGAGAGAAAACTTCATATACGGTAA
- a CDS encoding LysR family transcriptional regulator, translated as MEKKLKLKVRIYIEDEKKNSFMGIGVLWLLEGIENCGSIRQAAGEMNMSYTKAHQILKNLEESLGETILQRHKGGNERSGTSLTGFGKTFLKSYRKFNEKVVSDTQMEFDRFLKEMEIESV; from the coding sequence GTGGAGAAAAAATTAAAGCTGAAAGTTAGAATATACATCGAAGATGAAAAAAAGAATTCCTTTATGGGCATAGGTGTTTTGTGGCTTCTCGAAGGTATTGAAAATTGCGGTTCAATCAGACAGGCAGCCGGAGAAATGAATATGTCTTACACAAAAGCCCATCAGATTCTAAAAAATCTTGAAGAATCTCTCGGCGAAACAATTCTGCAGCGGCATAAAGGCGGAAATGAGCGATCGGGAACATCTTTAACTGGATTCGGTAAAACATTTCTGAAAAGTTACAGGAAATTCAATGAAAAAGTTGTTTCTGATACACAAATGGAGTTCGATCGGTTTTTGAAAGAAATGGAAATAGAGAGCGTCTGA
- a CDS encoding HPr family phosphocarrier protein → MTEVRATIKNRQGIHVRPSGVIINEIENIKSDIILEAKGISMPLMSIMDLLALGLQHNEEVLITVSGEDEKNASEKLKELFEREYDFPPR, encoded by the coding sequence ATGACAGAAGTACGTGCAACGATAAAGAATCGGCAGGGAATACATGTTCGGCCATCGGGTGTGATTATCAATGAAATTGAAAACATTAAAAGTGATATCATTCTTGAGGCCAAAGGTATATCCATGCCTCTTATGAGCATCATGGATCTTTTGGCTCTGGGGCTTCAGCACAATGAGGAGGTTCTTATAACAGTGAGTGGTGAAGATGAAAAAAACGCTTCAGAAAAATTAAAGGAACTGTTTGAACGGGAATATGATTTCCCTCCCCGATAA
- a CDS encoding methyltransferase domain-containing protein, translating to MSETNKEINIRYSVLAQDDSCCLSCGGALDKSEAGPGDVCVDLGSGRGTDVLRLAEIVGDEGFVYGLDLSDGMISKAKKTAERMGVQNVEFIQTDLSEIPLEEKSVDIIISNCVLNHVSDKQKIWNEIYRILKKGGTFTVSDIYSSEPVPAEYANDPAAIAECWAGSVTRDVYLETLANAGFDNIEILEESAPYEKGKILCSSWTIRGTRTRCCG from the coding sequence ATGAGTGAAACAAATAAAGAAATTAACATTCGTTATAGCGTGCTCGCTCAGGATGACAGCTGCTGTCTATCCTGTGGAGGGGCGCTGGATAAAAGTGAAGCCGGACCCGGAGACGTATGTGTTGATCTGGGAAGCGGCAGGGGCACCGATGTACTCCGTCTGGCAGAAATAGTTGGAGATGAAGGCTTCGTCTATGGTCTCGACCTCTCTGACGGGATGATCTCTAAAGCGAAAAAAACCGCAGAGCGAATGGGTGTTCAGAACGTTGAATTTATCCAGACAGATCTTTCAGAGATTCCTCTGGAGGAAAAATCTGTCGATATCATTATTTCCAACTGCGTGCTCAACCATGTTTCGGATAAGCAGAAGATATGGAATGAAATCTACAGAATACTGAAAAAAGGCGGTACGTTTACCGTTAGCGATATTTACTCATCAGAACCTGTACCTGCTGAATATGCAAATGATCCCGCAGCTATAGCCGAATGCTGGGCTGGTTCTGTTACCAGAGATGTGTATCTCGAGACACTGGCCAATGCCGGGTTCGATAATATCGAAATCCTCGAAGAAAGCGCACCTTATGAAAAAGGGAAAATTTTATGTTCCAGCTGGACAATACGCGGTACCCGTACCCGTTGCTGCGGCTGA
- a CDS encoding radical SAM/SPASM domain-containing protein: protein MVFSKHNIFSKITDSENYFIVNPLSGQADILPPEKAQEILEKKYTDIDEYVEKGYIVDEKEEEKVYKRAYLDFLDNRDDSEIQIFFVPWYTCNFKCTYCYQEGYSEKDESISPDVIDAFFEYVNREFAGKPKYVTVFGGEPLLPGVNSKASIEYLVNKANENNLDLAFVTNGYALEEYVPILKKGRIREVQVTIDGTKEVHDSRRPLKGGKDTFEAIVRGVDKALEEGIMINLRSVVDKDNMENLVGLADYAIEKGWASHPDFKTQLGRNYELHFCQSDQNRLYDRVGLYKDLYKLILENPQFLEYHKPAYSISKFIFENGELPDPLFDSCPACKTEWAFDFTGRIYSCTATVGKSGESLGTYYPSVTRKDEVIDEWESRDVTTIDKCRDCSLQLACGGGCASVAKNNHKGEIHSPDCRPVRDLMEMGISLYFEKGVLNND, encoded by the coding sequence ATGGTTTTTTCAAAACATAATATATTTTCAAAAATTACTGATTCTGAAAATTATTTCATTGTAAATCCTCTTTCGGGGCAGGCGGACATTCTTCCTCCCGAAAAAGCACAGGAAATATTAGAAAAGAAATATACAGATATCGATGAGTACGTTGAGAAAGGGTATATCGTCGATGAAAAGGAAGAAGAGAAAGTTTACAAACGTGCTTATCTTGATTTCCTCGATAATCGAGATGATTCAGAAATACAGATCTTTTTCGTCCCCTGGTATACCTGTAACTTTAAATGTACATACTGCTACCAGGAAGGATATTCCGAAAAAGATGAATCAATTTCTCCTGACGTGATTGATGCTTTTTTCGAATATGTGAACAGAGAATTTGCCGGCAAACCCAAATATGTAACGGTTTTCGGTGGCGAACCGCTTCTTCCCGGAGTCAACAGTAAAGCTTCCATTGAGTATCTTGTGAATAAAGCAAACGAGAACAATCTGGATCTGGCTTTCGTTACAAACGGCTATGCTCTGGAAGAATATGTTCCCATTCTAAAGAAAGGAAGAATCCGTGAAGTTCAGGTAACCATAGACGGAACGAAAGAAGTTCATGATAGCCGGCGACCTCTCAAGGGAGGGAAAGACACCTTTGAAGCCATTGTGCGCGGTGTTGATAAAGCTCTTGAAGAAGGAATTATGATCAATCTCCGATCCGTTGTGGATAAGGATAATATGGAGAATCTTGTCGGTCTTGCAGATTATGCTATTGAGAAGGGATGGGCTTCCCACCCCGATTTCAAAACACAGCTGGGCCGAAATTATGAACTTCATTTCTGTCAGTCCGATCAGAACAGACTTTATGACAGAGTGGGGCTATACAAAGATCTCTATAAGCTCATTCTGGAGAATCCACAGTTCCTGGAGTACCATAAACCGGCTTATTCCATATCCAAATTCATTTTTGAAAATGGAGAGCTTCCCGATCCTCTATTTGATTCCTGTCCCGCCTGTAAGACTGAATGGGCTTTTGACTTTACGGGGAGAATCTACTCCTGTACGGCAACAGTCGGTAAATCGGGAGAATCGTTAGGTACATACTATCCTTCTGTAACCAGAAAGGATGAAGTGATAGACGAATGGGAGAGCAGAGATGTAACGACAATAGATAAGTGCCGTGATTGCTCTCTTCAGTTGGCTTGCGGCGGCGGTTGTGCTTCCGTAGCGAAAAATAATCATAAGGGAGAAATCCACTCACCGGACTGCAGGCCGGTTAGAGATCTGATGGAAATGGGAATTTCTCTTTACTTTGAAAAAGGAGTCTTGAATAATGACTGA
- a CDS encoding FAD-dependent oxidoreductase produces MTDRIIEINADKFDEEVLKGDKVVVDFYSTECPPCEALATKYDALSELYGNDIKFVKIFRQGNKELATSLGVTGSPTVLFYEKGERTGDTLSGGVKRSDMMRNLDALLDEPKVKEIHGKIKPVETECEVIVLGGGPAGLTAGLYLAQAHNDVILVDTQMPGGYVATTHQVSNYPGFIDPQPGFMLSHYMSEQATAAGVKYRAAVEITSIDLEKKEVVVDNVETLRAKKIIVSTGSNPRPLGIPGEIEFRGDGISYCATCDAKYFDDKEVVVIGGGNSAIEEALFITKFAKKVKIIHQFAELQANKEAQEKAFANDKIEFYLEHEPREFKKHGTMDMEVVVEDLKTKEMKSIRTNGIFVFVGFQANLDGMEGQFELDNWGYVKTDDFMKTNKKDIFAVGDLRSKAYRQITTAVADGTIAAITASRELDSE; encoded by the coding sequence ATGACTGACAGAATCATTGAAATCAATGCTGATAAGTTTGACGAAGAAGTACTGAAAGGGGACAAAGTCGTCGTCGATTTCTACTCGACCGAATGTCCTCCCTGTGAAGCCCTGGCAACTAAATATGATGCCCTGAGCGAGCTTTACGGGAACGATATCAAATTTGTAAAAATCTTCCGCCAGGGTAATAAAGAACTGGCGACATCACTCGGTGTTACCGGGTCACCTACCGTTCTTTTCTACGAAAAGGGAGAAAGAACAGGCGACACTCTGTCGGGAGGTGTAAAGCGTTCAGATATGATGAGAAATCTCGACGCTCTTCTCGATGAGCCGAAAGTGAAAGAAATCCACGGTAAAATCAAACCCGTGGAAACGGAATGCGAAGTTATCGTCCTCGGTGGCGGACCTGCCGGTCTGACAGCCGGTCTTTACCTTGCGCAGGCTCATAACGATGTCATTCTGGTCGATACTCAGATGCCCGGAGGTTATGTTGCGACAACTCATCAGGTTTCCAACTATCCCGGATTTATTGATCCTCAACCGGGATTTATGCTCTCTCACTATATGAGCGAACAGGCAACTGCTGCGGGAGTGAAATACAGAGCCGCGGTTGAAATCACATCGATCGATCTCGAAAAGAAAGAAGTCGTAGTCGATAACGTCGAGACGCTGAGGGCAAAGAAAATCATTGTTTCCACCGGTTCCAACCCCAGACCTCTGGGGATCCCGGGAGAAATTGAATTCAGAGGAGACGGTATCTCCTACTGCGCGACTTGTGATGCGAAATATTTCGATGATAAGGAAGTTGTCGTTATCGGTGGTGGAAACTCCGCTATCGAAGAAGCGCTTTTTATCACAAAATTCGCTAAAAAAGTTAAAATCATACACCAGTTTGCGGAACTCCAGGCCAATAAAGAAGCTCAGGAGAAAGCCTTTGCCAACGATAAAATCGAATTTTATCTGGAACATGAGCCGAGAGAATTCAAAAAGCATGGCACAATGGACATGGAAGTCGTCGTTGAGGACCTGAAGACGAAAGAAATGAAGAGCATCAGAACAAACGGCATATTCGTTTTTGTCGGTTTCCAGGCCAATCTCGACGGCATGGAAGGACAGTTCGAACTTGACAACTGGGGCTATGTCAAAACCGATGATTTCATGAAAACTAATAAAAAAGACATTTTCGCAGTCGGAGACCTCCGTTCCAAAGCTTACAGACAGATCACAACTGCTGTTGCCGATGGTACTATCGCTGCCATTACAGCTTCAAGAGAGCTGGATAGCGAATAA
- a CDS encoding 5'-methylthioadenosine/adenosylhomocysteine nucleosidase has translation MSKLFIIMGALDEEIEQFRQELQNIKIIEFNEHRFYKGLIDGHNVIVARSGVGKVLSAMMTQFLIDKYKPEGLIFTGIAGAINSRLSIGDILVGIDAVQHDMDVSRFNIPRGQIPGTEYRFIKSDSKLFDAAMSWKNENMNLIPGRILTGDQFIRNRSHKERQYLKEELSGDCVDMEGAAVALVCKVNNVPHVILRSISDKAEKNEKINLRDFFKNTSFNSKKIVLHILDEIDK, from the coding sequence GTGAGCAAGCTTTTTATAATTATGGGAGCCCTCGATGAAGAGATCGAGCAATTCAGACAGGAACTCCAGAATATCAAAATAATCGAATTTAATGAGCACAGGTTCTATAAAGGTTTGATTGATGGACATAATGTTATTGTCGCGCGATCCGGAGTCGGTAAAGTTCTATCCGCTATGATGACACAATTTCTTATCGACAAATATAAACCGGAAGGACTTATTTTTACCGGAATCGCCGGAGCTATCAATAGCCGGTTATCTATAGGAGATATTCTGGTTGGAATAGACGCCGTGCAGCACGATATGGATGTGTCCCGTTTTAATATTCCCCGTGGGCAGATCCCCGGTACGGAATATCGTTTTATAAAATCGGATAGTAAGTTGTTCGATGCGGCAATGTCTTGGAAAAATGAAAATATGAACCTGATACCGGGCCGTATTTTAACAGGAGATCAATTCATCCGGAATCGTTCGCATAAAGAAAGGCAATATCTGAAAGAGGAGCTCTCGGGAGATTGCGTGGACATGGAAGGTGCAGCCGTAGCCCTTGTCTGCAAGGTAAACAATGTACCCCATGTAATTTTGAGGTCTATCAGTGATAAGGCTGAAAAAAACGAAAAGATCAATCTGCGTGATTTTTTCAAGAATACATCTTTTAATTCAAAAAAAATCGTTCTGCATATATTAGATGAAATTGACAAATAA
- a CDS encoding gamma carbonic anhydrase family protein produces the protein MVYKYKDKNPHVKKIAFQAPNCAIIGDVTLGEGSSVWFGATIRGDVAPVIIGTNTNIQDNATVHVSHENPTVIGDEVTVGHNAVVHGCTVEDRCLIGMGAVVLDQAVIGEGSVVGAGALVTQGKKFPPRSLIVGSPAKAIAKISDDQYEKLKQSADIYLTLAHETAESL, from the coding sequence ATGGTCTATAAATATAAAGATAAAAATCCCCATGTGAAGAAAATTGCCTTTCAAGCGCCCAATTGCGCAATTATCGGAGATGTGACCTTAGGAGAAGGTTCTTCAGTGTGGTTCGGTGCCACAATCAGAGGTGATGTCGCTCCGGTCATTATCGGCACAAACACCAACATCCAGGATAACGCCACAGTGCATGTCAGCCATGAGAATCCTACAGTAATCGGAGATGAAGTCACAGTCGGACACAATGCAGTTGTTCACGGATGCACAGTGGAAGACAGATGCCTGATTGGTATGGGGGCTGTCGTGCTGGATCAGGCTGTTATCGGAGAAGGTTCCGTTGTCGGCGCTGGCGCGCTGGTCACGCAGGGCAAGAAATTTCCGCCCCGGAGTCTCATTGTCGGGTCGCCGGCGAAGGCTATTGCGAAAATCAGTGATGATCAATATGAAAAATTGAAACAGAGTGCAGACATATACCTCACCCTGGCTCATGAGACGGCTGAATCTTTGTGA
- a CDS encoding alpha-glucosidase, producing the protein MEWWKEKVIYQIYPRSFADSNNDGIGDLKGITGKLDYLKELGIGGIWLSPHYPSPFLDCGYDVSDYTAVGEEYGSINDFIEFLDEAHKRDIKVILDLVLNHTSDKHRWFEESRSSKDNPKRDWYIWKENKGDFPNDWQSCFNGSAWTLDEKTNEYYYHFFLKEQPDLNWRNPEVKKAMFDAMRFWLDLGVDGFRIDAITAVFEDENLTNQGMTPEEFKKKTENSEVGGFLQENIWEHYMRYQIKQPELHQLLLEIRQLAESYGPDRFLVGELPDTEYLGPTGNELHMVFNFPLMYEGMAGNTVLENQRKRLPLHPEGSWQGNTLSNHDQSRIRSKYASDEIKHPILKQAVFLMMTLKGTPFIYYGEELGMHDYSPARVEDFKDLKSANLYFEEISAGTPAEDALEIARQDTRDRCRTPMPWNRKPNGGFSSPDVDTWLPVDPEYLEGINVDDEKNDPASLWNFYKSIINFRNNHKVLQYGEYSGVETDNDNLLVFKRTLEEEIYYVIINYSEKGILWNTPAGIKTEIIFGSERDYFENIVSGGASIILKVVV; encoded by the coding sequence ATGGAATGGTGGAAAGAAAAAGTTATTTATCAGATATACCCTCGTTCATTTGCCGACAGCAACAACGACGGGATCGGAGATTTAAAAGGTATAACCGGAAAGCTGGATTATTTAAAGGAGCTGGGGATCGGGGGCATCTGGCTGAGCCCTCATTATCCGTCTCCTTTTCTTGACTGCGGTTATGATGTTTCTGATTATACAGCCGTAGGCGAAGAATACGGATCCATCAATGACTTTATAGAGTTTTTGGATGAAGCCCATAAGCGGGATATCAAAGTCATACTGGATCTTGTTCTCAATCATACTTCAGATAAACACCGCTGGTTTGAAGAATCGAGATCCTCAAAAGATAACCCAAAGAGAGACTGGTATATCTGGAAAGAAAATAAAGGGGACTTTCCCAATGACTGGCAGAGCTGCTTTAACGGTTCTGCCTGGACTCTCGATGAAAAAACCAACGAATACTACTATCATTTTTTTCTTAAAGAGCAACCGGATCTGAACTGGAGAAATCCTGAAGTTAAAAAAGCTATGTTCGACGCCATGCGTTTCTGGCTGGATTTGGGAGTCGATGGCTTCAGGATCGATGCCATTACGGCCGTTTTTGAAGATGAAAATCTCACGAACCAGGGGATGACGCCTGAAGAATTCAAGAAGAAGACTGAAAACAGCGAAGTCGGGGGATTCCTGCAGGAAAACATATGGGAACACTATATGAGATATCAGATAAAACAGCCTGAACTTCACCAGTTGCTGCTGGAAATCCGTCAGCTTGCCGAAAGCTACGGACCCGACCGATTCCTCGTCGGAGAGTTGCCCGATACGGAATATCTCGGTCCCACAGGCAACGAATTGCATATGGTTTTCAATTTTCCTCTGATGTATGAAGGAATGGCGGGCAATACAGTTCTGGAGAACCAGAGAAAAAGGCTTCCCCTTCATCCGGAGGGGTCATGGCAGGGGAATACGCTGAGTAATCACGACCAATCCCGAATCCGGTCTAAATATGCCTCTGATGAAATAAAGCACCCCATTCTCAAGCAGGCGGTGTTTCTGATGATGACATTGAAAGGAACTCCGTTTATTTATTACGGCGAAGAACTGGGTATGCATGATTACAGTCCTGCGAGAGTGGAAGATTTTAAAGATCTGAAATCAGCCAACCTTTATTTTGAGGAAATTTCAGCAGGCACTCCAGCGGAGGACGCACTGGAAATAGCCAGGCAGGACACCCGTGACAGATGCCGGACTCCCATGCCCTGGAACCGGAAGCCGAATGGTGGATTCTCTTCTCCCGATGTTGATACATGGCTTCCTGTGGATCCCGAGTATCTCGAAGGGATAAATGTGGATGATGAAAAAAATGATCCCGCATCGCTCTGGAACTTCTATAAATCCATAATCAATTTCAGAAATAATCACAAAGTGCTCCAATACGGTGAGTATTCGGGAGTGGAGACGGACAATGACAATCTTCTCGTCTTTAAAAGAACACTTGAAGAGGAAATATATTATGTCATTATAAATTATTCGGAAAAGGGAATTCTCTGGAATACACCTGCGGGAATAAAAACTGAAATCATATTCGGTTCTGAACGGGATTACTTCGAAAATATTGTCTCCGGAGGCGCTTCAATTATATTGAAAGTTGTTGTCTAA
- the hflX gene encoding GTPase HflX, protein MPERDILSLKCERAFLVGINEQQEDISESNYHLEELHNLVDTMGIAPVDSIMVKLREKNSRYLIGKGKMEEIGELAEDCRADLIIFDCQLSPSQQRNLEHHYNIAVIDRQEVIIDIFADRASTKEAVLQVALARMKYSLPRLTRAWTHLSKQKGGVRGTRGKGETQLESDRRLVLNRINNLKKELEKVKKNRNVQRKKRLERPVPSISIVGYTNAGKSSLLNLLSDADVLTEDKLFATLDPTTRKIKLEGGREIILTDTVGFIRKLPHDLIDAFKSTLEEAVHADVIMHVVDVSNHEYEEHIKVTEDVLKDLGAGEKSQILVFNKTDMIGHDPVLLAGLKNRYPHCITVSVKEQTGIDELLERVTLEIEKEYGAVELLIPSDKWDINAYIHRNGKILEEEYIEDGTRIKAVLTEKDRNILSPYIYKKTDLNR, encoded by the coding sequence ATGCCTGAACGGGATATTTTATCCTTAAAGTGCGAGAGGGCATTTCTCGTTGGAATAAATGAGCAGCAGGAAGATATTTCCGAATCAAATTATCATCTTGAAGAGCTTCACAATCTCGTCGACACTATGGGAATCGCACCGGTAGACAGTATAATGGTAAAGCTGAGGGAGAAGAATTCCCGCTACCTGATCGGAAAGGGGAAAATGGAGGAAATCGGTGAACTTGCTGAAGATTGCCGTGCTGACCTGATCATTTTCGACTGTCAGCTTAGTCCTTCGCAGCAGCGGAACCTGGAACATCATTACAATATTGCCGTTATTGACCGTCAGGAAGTCATTATTGATATTTTTGCTGACAGAGCATCAACGAAAGAAGCTGTTCTCCAGGTCGCTCTGGCCAGAATGAAGTACAGCCTGCCGCGATTGACCCGGGCCTGGACTCATCTTTCCAAACAGAAAGGGGGCGTCCGCGGAACAAGGGGCAAAGGGGAGACCCAGCTGGAATCCGACCGCAGGCTCGTATTAAACAGAATCAACAATCTGAAAAAAGAACTGGAAAAAGTTAAAAAAAACAGGAATGTTCAGAGGAAAAAAAGACTGGAAAGACCGGTGCCTTCGATTTCCATTGTCGGATATACGAATGCCGGGAAATCATCTCTTCTCAATCTCCTGAGCGATGCCGATGTACTGACGGAAGATAAACTCTTTGCGACTCTTGATCCCACGACCCGTAAAATCAAGCTTGAAGGCGGAAGAGAAATTATCCTGACCGATACCGTCGGTTTTATCAGAAAACTTCCACATGACCTGATTGATGCCTTTAAATCGACCCTGGAAGAAGCTGTTCATGCCGATGTCATAATGCATGTCGTGGATGTTTCCAACCATGAATATGAAGAGCATATCAAAGTGACCGAAGATGTCCTTAAGGATCTCGGCGCGGGGGAGAAATCACAGATTCTGGTTTTTAATAAAACAGATATGATCGGCCATGATCCCGTACTTCTCGCCGGATTGAAAAATAGATATCCCCACTGCATCACTGTTTCCGTTAAAGAGCAGACGGGAATTGATGAGCTTTTGGAAAGAGTCACTCTGGAAATTGAAAAAGAATACGGTGCGGTCGAACTTCTGATCCCCTCTGACAAGTGGGATATTAATGCCTATATTCACAGAAACGGGAAAATACTGGAAGAGGAATATATTGAAGACGGAACCAGGATCAAAGCTGTTCTGACAGAAAAAGACAGGAATATTCTATCCCCCTATATCTATAAAAAAACCGATTTGAACCGATAA